The Paraburkholderia dioscoreae DNA window CGAGTCGAGCGAGACCGGCATGCTCACGCAGGTAGAGCGCGCCGTGCGCGAGAAGAAGTGGATAGTCTTTCTCGCGTGGGAACCGCATCTGATGAACACGAAGTTCAAGCTCACCTATCTCGACGGCGGTGACAAGTACTTCGGGCCCAATTACGGCGGTGCCACGGTCAATACGGTGGCGCGCAGCGGCTATGCCGAGCAGTGTCCGAATGTCGGGCGGCTCTTCAGGCAACTTACCTTCAATGTCGATCTGGAAAACGGCGTGATCACCGAAGTACTCGAAAAGAAGTCCACCGTGGATGCAGCCGCGACGCAAGCGCTCAAGCGTCACCCCGAATTGCTGAAGTCGTGGCTCGACGGCGTGAACACGGCCGGCGGCGCCAATGGCTTGCAAGCCGTGCAGACCGCACTCGGCGTGAAATAACAGCGTATTCCTAACAATGAGGTCGCCGGGCGACAGATTTATGTCGCATCCGGTCGAATCCCTGTGAATCTGGACTCGTATTCTTGATCCGGCGATGTAGGGCGACTGGTCATTGCATGCATCGCGAATAGCTTCAATCCGTTTTACTCGGCCTCAGCCGGTTTCGAACTGCCCGTCATGCGAGAAGCGCCGCGCGTTGGTCAACAGCGCGCAGCAGGGATCGCTTTATCCAACGAAATACGCAGGCAAAGAGCAGGGGAGAATTAGATGAAGAAGAGCAATGCCGTCAGCCTTTCGGGACTCGCTATCGCGGCAAGCGCCGTATTCGCGCCGACAGCGGCCCATGCGCAAAGCAGCGTCACACTGTACGGCATTCTGGATGCCGGTATCACCTACGTGAACAATGCCGGTGGTGCCCACCAGTTCAAATTCGACGACGGTATTTCATACGGCAACCGGATCGGCTTCAAGGGCGTGGAAGATCTCGGCGGCGGCTTGCAGGCCGTGTTCGTACTCGAGTCGGGTTTTCACGTGGGTAACGGGCAATATGCATTCGGCGGCGCCGAGTTCGGCCGCCAGGCTTATGTCGGCCTGAAGAACAACTGGGGTACGCTCTCGCTAGGTAACCAGCTCGATATGACCGAAGAATTTGTCTACCTGTATAACATCTCGGCATGGGCGAGCGGCTACGCGATCCATCAGGGCGACTTCGACCGGATGAATGGCGACCGGCTGCCGAATTCGGTCAAGTTTCTCTCCAACGACTATGCCGGCTTTTCGTTCGGCGGCATGTATTCGTTCGGCAATACGGCCGGCGACTTTCATAACAAGAGCGCCTGGAGCGTGGGCGCACGTTACGAGCACAGCGCGTTCAACATGGGCGCCGCCTATACGCAGTTGAACAATCCGTACGGCATCTACGCATTCGACCCGTACGCGATGATCGGCACGCGCACGTTCCTCGGCAAACCGACCGTTTCTGTCGATCCGGCAACCGGCGCGGTGACGGATCTGTATAGCTCGTCGTCGTTCCCGGTCGACGAGCAAGGGGCGTTTGCAGTGGGCGCGGCCTACACGATCGGCAAAGTCATGTTGAGCGGTGACTTCACCTACACGACGATCAAGGGCCTCGGCGAGACCTCGCATATGCAAGTCTATGAAGCGGGCGCTTCTTATACCTTCACTCCGGCGTTGATGCTGTACGGCGGTTATCAGCACACGCGATTCGAAGGGAACCACTGGAATCAGGGTTCGCTCGGGCTGCATTACCTGCTGTCCAAGCGCACGGACGTCTATATTTCCGGCGACTATCTGCGAGCTTCAGATGGCGTGAACGCGGTGATCGGCTATAGCTTCACACCGTCCACCTCGAACACGCAGACCGATGTGCGGATCGGCATGCGGCATTCGTTCTGACGGGTATTTCTAACGCGCAACAACAGGGCGGTGTTCCATGTGACGGGGACCGCCCGCGCCATCACGATGTGCGTTCGAGCTGCTTCCTGAACGTCTCGATCAGCGCACGCACCTTTGCCGGCGGACGGCGTATCGGGAGGACGTATCGACATGGACGCATTGAAACGCGTCCTGCCTTTCGCCGACTACGACTGTTATCTGTGCGGACCCGGACAGTTCATGCGTGACCTGTACGAAGGGTTGCGCGGACTGAATGTGGCGGATGAGCGTATCCGTTTCGAGGCCTTCGGTCCGGCGAGTGTGAAGCGCACGACTGTCGTCGAAGTGCAGATCGAACCCGGTGCGGCGCTAATTTGCATGGCGCATCCGGTTGCCGGGGATCCCGGCGCGGGTGCGGGCGTAACGCTGGATCTCCGGGGGAGGCGAACGATAGCGTGGCCGACGTCGCGCGCGGCGTCAGTGAGCCGACTCGCGGACCTCGGCGCCCGAAGCGCTCGACAGGCAGCGCAACGCGCGATCGCCATCGCTACGGGCCGCCGCCTCGACCGGGAAGGTTTCCTTGCTGAATGCAACCACCTTGAATCCGGATCCCGCCGCGCGCGGCGTGGTGATACCCCAATGCCAGCCGCCATCCTGCTCGAATACATGCAGAACAGCCGTGTTCGGCACGTGTAAAGCCTCATAAGTCGTCATGGCACATTCCTCCGTCACAGCACGACCGTGAGTGCAAATTGCAGACTCCTGATTCGAGTTTAGTCGCATTTTGCTGCACCGCAATATTTAGTTTGTTGTAGAAACGTTGAATTAGTCTGCGGAGCCCTAGCCGGCGGGGATGGGCGCGCACCAAACCCGTGGGAAAAGCACAAACGGCACGGGCCGGCTCCGCTGTAAAGCGAATGCCGGCCCGTGTTGCCTGCGTTAACCGCCTGGTGTCTGGCGGGAGAGGAGGGTTGTCAGAAATCGAGTCCCGGGCCTCCTGCGCCAGGGCCGCCCGGCTGACCCGCGGCCGGTGTATCTTTCGGTGCCTCGTGGACGGTGGCGTCGGTGGTCAGCAGCAAGCCGGCTACCGAAGACGCGTTCTGCAGCGCGGTGCGCGTGACCTTGGTCGGATCGAGTACGCCCGACTCGACCAGATCGCCATATTCGCCGGTCTGAGCGTTGTAGCCGAAATTACCCGTGCCTTGCGCCACCTTCGCGACCACCACGCTCGCTTCCTCGCCGGCATTCGTGACAATCTGGCGCAACGGTTCTTCGAGCGCCCGCAGCACGATCTTGATGCCGGCGTCCTGATCGGCATTCGCGCCCTTGAGCCCGCTGATCGCCTGCTTCACGCGAATCAGCGCGACACCGCCGCCAGGCACGATGCCTTCTTCTACCGCGGCGCGCGTTGCGTGCAGTGCATCGTCGACACGGTCTTTCTTTTCCTTGACTTCGATTTCGGTTGCGCCGCCCACCTTGATCACCGCCACGCCGCCTGCGAGCTTCGCGACGCGTTCCTGCAGCTTTTCGCGGTCGTAGTCGGAGGTCGCTTCCTCGATCTGCGTGCGGATCTGCTTCACGCGCGCTTCGATGTTTTTACTGTCGCCCGCGCCGTCGATCACGGTGGTGTTTTCCTTGCCGACTTCGATGCGCTTGGCCTGACCCAGTTCGGCGAGCGTCGCTTTTTCGAGCGACAGGCCGGTTTCCTCGGCGATCACCTGGCCGCCGGTCAGGATAGCGATGTCTTCGAGCAGCGCCTTGCGACGATCGCCGAAACCGGGCGCCTTCACCGCAACGGTCTTCAGAATGCCGCGAATGTTGTTCACGACCAGCGTGGCGAGCGCTTCGCCTTCCACGTCTTCCGCAATGATCAGAAGCGGACGACCGGCTTTCGCGACCTGTTCCAGGATCGGCAGCAGATCGCGAATGTTCGACACCTTCTTGTCGTGCAGCAGCACAAACGGGTTATCGAGTACGGCGACCTGTTTATCCTGATCGTTGATGAAATACGGCGACAGGTAGCCACGGTCGAACTGCAGACCTTCCACCACGTCGAGTTCGTCGTCGAGCGACTTGCCGTCTTCCACGGTAATGACGCCTTCCTTGCCGACGCGGTCGATCGCTTCCGCGATACGCTGGCCGATCGACTCTTCGCCGTTGGCCGAAATCGTCGCGACCTGGGCGATTTCCTTGCTGGTGGTGGTCGGCTTGCTGATCTTCTTCAGCTCGTCGATCGCGGCGATCACCGCCTTGTCGATGCCGCGCTTCAGATCCAGCGGGTTGAGGCCCGCCGCTACGTATTTCTGACCTTCGCGCACGATGGCCTGAGCGAGCACGGTCGCCGTCGTGGTGCCGTCGCCCGCGGCGTCGCTGGTGCGCGAAGCGACTTCCTTGACGAGTTGCGCGCCGATGTTCTGCACGCGGTCCGACAGTTCGATTTCCTTGGCCACCGAAACACCGTCCTTGGTCACGACGGGCGAGCCGAAGCTGCGTTCCAGCACCACGTTGCGGCCTTTCGGACCCAGCGTGACCTTCACCGCATTGGCCAGAATGTTGACGCCTTCGACCAGCCGCGAGCGGGCGACATCGCTGAAAATAATTTCTTTTGCTGCCATGATTTGACGCTCCGTTCGTTATTGAGTGACGACTGCGACCACATCTTCTTCGCGCAGCACGAGCAGTTCGTTGCCGTCGACTTTGACCGACTGCCCGGCGTATTTGCCGAACAGCACGCGTTCACCGACTTTCAGATCGGGCTCGATGCGTTTGCCGTCGCTATCGCGCTTGCCCGGACCAATGGCGATCACTTCGCCCTGGTCGGGCTTTTCCGCGGCGCTTTCGGGAATGACGATGCCTGAAGCGGTTTTGGTCTCCTGGTCGAGACGCTTGACGATCAGGCGGTCATGCAAGGGACGTAGGCTCATGATTCGATTTCCACGGTTAATTTCTGGCACTCGTCGTTGGTGAGTGCTGACCGGGATCGAGTATAGAAATGAGTCGCGCGTTGCTCCAATAACGGATTCATCGATCCTTATCCGCAATTCGCATTTCACAATCGCGAATATTCATAGCTCGATTCGCTGGTTTTGCGCGGGGAGCCACGTCCCTATACTGGTCCGTTGCATCGGCATGTCCTATTGGGGCGCCGGATCACTCTCCCAACTCAACAGTCGGATCGCACGCGATCCGTGGGCTTTTACAAGGAATCAAGGCATGCAGGTCTCACAGGACACCACGGCGCGCGCCAGGCTTGAAGCGGCACTCGCCGGGTTGCCGGCACTGGCTCAGGCGATCGGCGAAGACGCCGCGCAACGTGAATTGCGGCGCGAGTTGCCATTCGACCGCTTCGCGTTGTTTCGTGAATCCGGTCTCGGCGTACTCCGCTTTCCGGCCGAGTGGGGCGGTCTGGGCGGATCGCTGGAAGATCTCTTTCATGTAATCGCCACGCTGGCCGCGCATGAGTCGAATGTCGCGCATGCACTGCGGATTCATTTCGACCAGACCGAGCAATTGCTGCTGTCGCCGCGTTCCGCCTTCAACGACACGCAGATCGAGCGCATACGGGAAGGGGCGATCTTCGGCGGTGCGTCTACCGAGTTGGGCACGGCGCGGCCCGGCGAAATCGTCACGAAGCTGGTGCGCGACGGCGAGCATTTTCGCGTGACGGGCAGAAAGTATTACTCGACCGGCACCGCGTTTGCCGACTACGCGCGGATCAACGTGCAGGACGAAAACGACGAGAAGGTGTCGATTGTGATTCCCGTGTCGCGCGAAGGGTTGCAGGTACTCGACGACTGGGACGGCATGGGGCAACGCATGACGGCAAGCGGCAGCCTCGTGCTAGACAACGTGCAGGTCTTTTCTCACGAGGTCGCGACGCGCGGCTATACGACGCTCGCCGGCCGGCACGGTAGCGCGTTGCGGCAGTTGCATCTGGTGTCGGTCGCGGCAGGCATTGTGCGGAACATTGTTGCTGACGCCCGGCGCTACGTGACGCAATACGGCCGGCCTGTGCTGCACAGCCCGGCACCGTCGGCACGCGAGGACGGTTTCGTGCAGCAGGTGGTGGGCGATCTCGCGGCGCACAGCCTTTCCATCGATGCACTGATCGCGGCAAACGCACGCACGCTCGACCGCTCGGCGAATGCGATCCACAGCGGCGCGGCGAACGCGGAAGAGCTGGTGCTGGAAGGGGCGCTAGCCACCGCCAAGACGCAACTCGTGGTCAGCAAGCTGGCGCTGTATGCGGGCGAGCGTCTGTTCGAGATTGGCGGTGCATCGGCCACCGGCCGCGCGCACAATTTCGACCGCCATTGGCGCAATCTGCGCACGATCTTCAGTCATAACCCTTTGCTGCACAAGGCGCGCGTGATCGGCGATTACGAGCTGAACGGCGTGACCACGCATCTGACCGAAGGACGTGTGTTCTAACGCACGGCCATCCATTCACACCTTTTCGAGCATTGCACATCATGAGCCGAGATCTGCTGTTACTGCTGGAACCGGGCTTCACCGATCCGAACCATCCGGGCGAGCGCTTTATCTGCCCGGACGGAGCGCCCATTGAAGGTTTGCTGGCGGGCGATCCCGAGCGCAACGCCCGCCTCGACATTCGCCGGCTGCCGTTCCCGCGTCCTCGCACCGCGGTGATCGAGGCACTGGACGCCGAGCACCAGGGTCTGCCAGTGCTGATTCTCGGCGACGAGCAACCGGCGCCTGCCGATGCCCAGACGCTCGGCAACAAGCGCTTCGTGACCGACACGCGCCGTATTCTCGATCTGCTCGCGCAGCGCCACGGTTTTCCTAAAGTGCATTGATGTAGTCGGCCCGGTGACGGTTCGGGGTCTTCTGCTTTGCTTCTGGACGTCAGAACATCGGAGCAGATACATGACCCCGGCCGAAACCGCCACCTGTCGACCATAGATACGGAATCCTTATTCTCACCCGCCACCCGGCGACGATATCCGGCGCGCCTTTCCTCCCCACCGTGCTTTGCATATACATAACGATTGGTTCTTTTACCGCCGCTGCGGCTTTATCGTAAGCGCTGCGGCAGCAGCATTGCCGACACCACGACATTTCATTTCGGCCGACAGGGGCCGAAGCATCGGCAAAGGATCTCGATTACATGGCACGGTTGAATCGACGCGAATTTCTTATTTCATCGGGCGCGGCGCTCGCGGCGGCCGGCATGCCGGCCCTGGCGCTTGCCCAGGGCGAGGCGGGCGCACCGAAACGGGGCGGCACGCTGAACATGCTGATCAATCCGGAACCGCCCGTACTCGTGTCGATCTTCCAGACCACCGGGCCCGCGCTCGTCGCGAGTTCCAAGGTGCTGGAAGGCTTGCTGGCTTATGACTTCGACCTGCGCCCGAAACCGCAATTGGCCACCGCGTGGACCGTCAGCCCCGACGGACTGAAGTACACCTTTACCTTGCGGCAAAACGTGAAATGGCACGACGGCCAGCCGTTCACGTCGGCCGACGTCGCTTTCTCGATCGATCTGCTCAAATCAGTGCATCCACGGGGCCGCAGTACTTTCGCGAATGTAACGGGCGTCGCCACGCCCGACGCCCGCACCGCGGTGATCGAATTGTCGAAGCCGGCGCCGTATCTGTTGAAAGCACTCTCGGCCGGCGAATCGCCAATCGTGCCAAAGCACCTGTACGCGCAGGGCGATCCGCTGTCCAATCCCCACAACAACGCGCCGATTGGCACCGGGCCGTTCCGTTTCAAATCATGGACGCGTGGTGCCAATATCGTCTATGAGCGCAACCCGGACTACTGGGACGCCGGCAAACCGTACATCGACAGCCTGGTTTTCAAAGTGATTCCCGATGCGGCCGCCCGTTCCGCCGCGTTCGAAACCGGCGCGCTCGATCTGGGCGGCGAGAATCCGGTGCCGCTCACGGATCTGCCGCGCCTCACGCAACTGCCGCAACTGGCGGTCGAAACGCGCGGCTACCGCTTTCTTGAGCCGCTCTCCGAGATCGACTTCAATCTCGATCATCCGATCCTCAAGGATCTGCGCGTGCGCCAGGCCATCGCGCATGCGGTCAACCCGCAGGTCGTGCAGCGCACCGTGGCCTATGGCTATGCCGATCTGTCGCCCACGCCGATTACGCCGGGCTCGCCCTATCACGACGCAAAACTCGTACCGTATGCGTTCGATACCGCCGAAGCGGAGAAACTGCTCGACGCCGCGGGCTATCCGCGCAAGGACGGCGGCGTGCGCTTCCGTCTGACGCACGACTTTCTGCCGTACGGCGACATGTACCGGCGCCAGGCCGACTATGTCAAATCGGCGCTGGGGCGCGTCGGCATCGACGTCACGGTGCGTTCGCAGGACCTGCCTGCATTCCTGAAGCGTGTGTATGCCGATCGCCAGTTCGATTTCACGAGCATCGGCGTCAATACGCTATTCGATCCGAGCGTGGGCGTTCAGCGTCTGTACTGGTCGAAGAATATCCGCCCCGGTGTGCCGTTTTCGAATGCGCCGCATTACAGCAATGCGGAAGTGGACCGGCTGCTGGAAAGCGCCGCGGTCGAAACCGACGAGAGCAAACGCGTGGTGCTGTACCAGCAGTTCCAGCAGATCGTTTACCGCGATCTGCCGATCCTCAACCTGGTCGCGCCGCGCATGGTCACGCTCGCGAACCGTCGTGTTCACAACCACACGGTGTCCGCGCAAGGCCTAGAAGGCAATCTCGCGGATGTTTATCTGAGTGCATGACAGGAGCGGCACGATGAGTCGAGGTTTGCGTTTCGGTGCGATTCTCCGGCGTACCGCATGGCAGGCGCTGCCGACGGTGATCGGCATTGTGATCCTGAACTTCTTCCTGCTGAAGCTGATGCCGGGCGACGCCGCCGACGTGCTTGCCGGCGAGTCCGGTTCGGCGACCGTGGAAACCATGCAGGTGCTGCGCGCGAAGTTCGGGCTCGATCAGCCGGTGCTGCATCAATTGTGGTCGTACCTCGCGCATCTGTCGCACTTCAGTCTCGGTTATTCGCCGCGCTACGACATGCCGGTGATGCAGTTGATCCTCTCGCGTTTGCCCAATACGCTGTTGCTGATGGGCGTGGCGTTGTCGTTCGCGATCGTGACGGGCGTGCTGCTCGGCGCGGTGATGGCGCATTGGGCCGGCAAGTGGCCGGACCGTGTGCTCTCGGTACTGGCCTTGCTGTTCTATTCGACGCCGGGTTTCTGGATCGGGCTGCTCGCAATCGTGCTGTTCTCGGTGCACCTCGGCTGGCTGCCGAGCGGCGGCAATCTGACGCTCGGCGTGCAACTGCACGGCTTCGCCTATTTCGCCGATGCCGCCCGGCACGTGCTGCTGCCGGCCGCCACGCTGGCGACGTTTTTCGTCGCGATCTACGCACGGCTGACGCGAGCCGCGATGCTGGAAGTGCAGCGTCAGGACTTCGTGCGCACCGCGCAGGCCAAGGGCTTGCACCCGTGGCGCGTCACGGTGCGCCATGTCTTGCGCAATGCGCTGATGCCGCTCACGACCATCGTTGGGATTCATTTCGGCACCTTGCTGGGCGGCGCCGCGGTGACCGAGACGGTGTTCAGCTGGCCCGGCCTCGGGCGGCTCGCGCTCGACGCCGTGATGGCGCGCGATTTCAGCGTGCTGCTCGGCGTGCTGCTGTTGTCGTCGCTGCTCGTGATCATCGCCAACGTGCTGGTCGATCTGCTGCAGGCATGGCTCGACCCCCGCGTCGCGTGACGGATCACGCTGACGCCACCCGTTTTTCCCAGAGGGATGACATGCCTTCCGATTCTTCCAATCTGATTTCCACGCCGCCCGAACCTGCGGTGTCGCCGTGGCGGCGCCAGTTGGCCGGTGCGCTGTTCGGCCTGCGCCGCAGCAATACGCCCGTTGTGGCTGACCGTGATGCAGCGGGGCGCGGAGTCTGGCGCGCACTGCTGCGCAATCCGTCGGCGCTCGCCGGCCTCGTGCTGCTCGCGGCATTCATCGCGCTGGCGCTGAGCGCGGGGCATCTGTTTCCCGGCGATCCGCTCGATATGGTGGCGGCGCCATTCGAATGGCCGGGCACGGACCCGCAATACCGGCTCGGCACCGATTCGCTCGGACGCGACGTGGCCGCCGGCATTGCGCATGGCACACGCGTATCGCTGCTGATCGGCGCGGTGTCGGCCGGGATCGGGCTCGTGATCGGCACGCTGGTCGGCGCCGCGGGCGGCTTCTTCGGCGGTCTGATCGATGACGTGCTGGTACGTATCACCGAATTGTTCCAGACCGTGCCGTCGTTCCTGCTGGTGATCGTGATCGTCGCGATCGGCCGGCCGAGCGTGACGATCATCGCATTCGCGATCGGGATCGCGTCATGGCCGACCGTCGCGCGGATCGTGCGTGCGGAATTCCGCTCGCTGCGCCAGTCGGACTTCGTGCTCGCCGCGCGCAGCCAGGGGTTCAGCAACGCGCGCATTATTTTCGGCGAAATTTTGCCGAACGCGTTGCCGCCGGTGATCGTGACCGCCTCGGTGATGGTGGCGAGCGCGATTCTGATCGAGTCGTCGCTATCGTTTCTCGGCATGGGCGATCCCAACGTGGTCAGTTGGGGAGGCATGATCGGCGCGGGCCGCGATTCGCTGCGCACCGCATGGTATCTGACCGCCGTTCCCGGCGCGGCAATCGTGCTCGCGGTACTTGCGCTGAACCTGCTCGGCGACGGCCTGAACGACGCACTCAATCCGCGCCTGCGCGAACGCGTTTGACAATGCCTTGGCCGATTACCGGGCCGACAGCGCGACCGACAACCTATCCGAGGATGCACCGTGGCAAACCTGCTTGAAGTACGCGACCTGCGCGTCAGTTTCGGCGCGCACCAGGCCGTGCGCGGCCTGAGTTTCGATATCGCGCAAGGAGAGACGCTGGCGCTGGTCGGCGAATCGGGTTGCGGCAAATCCGCGACGGCGCTTTCGTTGATGCGGCTCGTGCCGACGCCGGGACGCGTGACGGGCAGCCTGCGATTCGACGGCCGCGAGTTGCTCGATCTGCCGGCACGCGAAATCCGCGACATTCGCGGTCGCCAGATCTCGATGATCTTCCAGGAGCCGATGACGTCGCTCAATCCGGTGCTTTCGATCGGCGCGCAGATCGTCGAAACGTTGCGCCAACACGAAAGTCTCTCCAAAGCGGCGGCATGGAAGCGCGCGGTCGAATTGCTCGAACTGGTGCAGATTCCCGACCCGCAGCGGCGCGTATTCGATTTTCCGCACGAGCTTTCCGGCGGCCAGCGTCAACGGGTGATGATCGCAATGGCGGTGGCCTGCCGGCCGCGCCTGTTGATCGCGGACGAGCCGACCACGGCGCTCGACGTCACGATTCAGGCGCACATTCTCGACCTGCTCGATGGGTTGCGGCGCGAGTTGTCGATGTCGTTGCTGCTGATCACGCACGACCTCGGCATCGTCGCGAAGCATGCGGACCGCGTCGCGGTCATGCTGGCGGGTGAGAAGGTCGAGGAGGCGCCGGTTGCGCGGCTCTTCACGCAACCGCAACATCCGTACACGCGCGGCCTGCTCGGCGCCTCGCTGAATCTCGCAGACGATCTGCACTATCGCGGCTGGAAACTGCCGGAAATCCGCCACGGTATCGACGACGACGGCAAGCCGAGCTTCGCCGTGGTGCCGCGTTCGGTGCGCACCGGAAACTATGTGGCGGATGTGGACCCCGCCGCGCGTGGTGCGTCGGCCAGCGAAGCGCCGTTGCTCGAACTGCAGGACCTGCGGATCGACTACCCGCAACGGCATCGCAAAAGCACGCTGCATGCAGTGGACGGCGTCTCGTTGCAGATCGCTCGCGGCGAGACGGTCGGACTCGTCGGCGAATCGGGGTGTGGGAAATCGACACTCTCCAAGGCGATCCTGCGGCTCGTGCCGACCGCGAGCGGCGCCATCCGTTTGCGCGGCACCGATCTCGTGCCGCTCGGCGAGCGCGAGTTGCGGCCGTTGCGGCGCCATGTGCAGATGGTGTTTCAGGATCCTTATGCATCGCTCAATCCGCGCCGCACGGTCGCGGAGATTCTCGATACGGTGCTGGTGGTGAACGGTATTGGCAATGCGCAGCAGCGCCGCGCGCGGATCGCCGCCATGCTCGATCGCGTGGGTTTGCCGGGTTCGGCACTCGGCCGCTTTCCGCATGAGTTCTCGGGTGGCCAACGGCAACGTATCGGGATTGCGCGGGCATTGGTGCTCGAACCAGATCTGCTGATCTGCGATGAACCGGTATCCGCGCTCGACGTGTCGATTCAGGCACAGATTCTCAATCTGCTGGTCGACCTGAAACGCGACCTAGGGCTCGCGTATCTGTTCATCTCGCATGATCTCTCGGTGGTGCGTTATATCGCCGATCGCGTGCACGTGATGCAGGCGGGGCGCATTGTC harbors:
- a CDS encoding ABC transporter ATP-binding protein; its protein translation is MANLLEVRDLRVSFGAHQAVRGLSFDIAQGETLALVGESGCGKSATALSLMRLVPTPGRVTGSLRFDGRELLDLPAREIRDIRGRQISMIFQEPMTSLNPVLSIGAQIVETLRQHESLSKAAAWKRAVELLELVQIPDPQRRVFDFPHELSGGQRQRVMIAMAVACRPRLLIADEPTTALDVTIQAHILDLLDGLRRELSMSLLLITHDLGIVAKHADRVAVMLAGEKVEEAPVARLFTQPQHPYTRGLLGASLNLADDLHYRGWKLPEIRHGIDDDGKPSFAVVPRSVRTGNYVADVDPAARGASASEAPLLELQDLRIDYPQRHRKSTLHAVDGVSLQIARGETVGLVGESGCGKSTLSKAILRLVPTASGAIRLRGTDLVPLGERELRPLRRHVQMVFQDPYASLNPRRTVAEILDTVLVVNGIGNAQQRRARIAAMLDRVGLPGSALGRFPHEFSGGQRQRIGIARALVLEPDLLICDEPVSALDVSIQAQILNLLVDLKRDLGLAYLFISHDLSVVRYIADRVHVMQAGRIVESGHHRDIWRAPQHPYTRTLLEAIPGRTFDAQAA